A stretch of Desulfotignum phosphitoxidans DSM 13687 DNA encodes these proteins:
- a CDS encoding type I restriction-modification system subunit M N-terminal domain-containing protein, translating into MENGQLNWIANFIWGIADDVLRDVSVRGKYRDVILPMTQDE; encoded by the coding sequence ATGGAAAACGGACAACTAAACTGGATTGCAAATTTTATTTGGGGTATTGCAGATGACGTCCTGCGGGACGTTTCCGTGCGAGGCAAATACCGGGACGTGATTTTGCCGATGACTCAAGATGAGTGA
- a CDS encoding 4Fe-4S dicluster domain-containing protein: MEKEKYVDAFLEKRIVKYDEWLGKGRISYASKVIPVSESFQTKQWVLPTEQAMEILGKAKYVAVTSFEDCIHCGECVERCVFGARVFQDEKMAYNNESCVGCGLCVTVCPVGATSMVLRDRE, translated from the coding sequence ATGGAAAAGGAAAAATATGTTGATGCGTTTCTGGAAAAAAGAATTGTCAAATATGACGAATGGCTGGGCAAAGGCCGGATTTCCTACGCATCAAAGGTTATTCCTGTTTCAGAATCTTTTCAAACAAAACAATGGGTGCTTCCGACAGAGCAGGCCATGGAGATACTGGGTAAGGCAAAATATGTGGCTGTGACAAGTTTTGAGGATTGCATTCATTGCGGTGAATGTGTTGAAAGGTGCGTATTTGGTGCCCGGGTCTTCCAGGATGAAAAAATGGCATATAATAATGAATCATGTGTCGGCTGTGGACTTTGCGTTACTGTCTGCCCTGTTGGGGCAACATCCATGGTGCTCAGAGACAGGGAATGA
- a CDS encoding DUF2442 domain-containing protein, giving the protein MNPRVKKVTPNLDFTITLTFENGEQKIFDVKPYLDKGIFQELKDPKKFNSVKPCLGSIQWQGGQDFCPDTLYVESVIR; this is encoded by the coding sequence ATGAATCCAAGAGTAAAAAAAGTGACTCCGAATTTGGATTTTACGATCACCCTGACCTTTGAAAACGGAGAACAAAAAATATTTGATGTAAAACCCTACCTGGACAAGGGAATTTTTCAAGAGCTGAAGGATCCCAAAAAATTTAATTCAGTCAAACCATGTCTTGGAAGTATACAATGGCAGGGAGGACAGGATTTCTGCCCAGACACATTGTACGTAGAAAGTGTCATCCGATAA
- a CDS encoding nitrite/sulfite reductase domain-containing protein, producing MLKDGEKGVIRQRGKDDITYAIAPHVPCGVVKPDQLRSLADVADKYQVSELKITSAARIAIIGLKEDQVDGVWEDLGMDPGHAVGLCVRSIKVCPGIQYCRLAKQDSLEMGMELDRRYHGMVLPSKMKMGVSGCKIQCAENCIKDISLYGTPKGWAVMIGGNGSALPRLADLLVEDLSREKALDMVARIIDYYKEHSKRERMGRMIERMGLDKVKADLLG from the coding sequence ATGCTCAAAGACGGAGAAAAAGGCGTCATCCGCCAGCGCGGAAAAGACGATATCACCTATGCCATTGCCCCCCATGTGCCCTGCGGCGTGGTGAAACCGGACCAGCTGAGATCCCTGGCCGATGTGGCGGATAAATATCAGGTGTCGGAACTCAAGATCACCAGTGCGGCACGGATTGCCATCATCGGGCTCAAGGAGGACCAGGTGGACGGGGTCTGGGAGGACCTGGGCATGGATCCCGGCCATGCCGTGGGGCTGTGCGTGCGGAGCATCAAGGTCTGCCCGGGCATCCAGTACTGCCGCCTGGCCAAACAGGACAGCCTGGAGATGGGCATGGAACTCGACCGGCGCTACCACGGCATGGTCCTGCCCAGCAAGATGAAGATGGGGGTTTCCGGCTGCAAGATCCAGTGCGCGGAAAACTGCATCAAGGATATCTCCCTGTACGGCACCCCCAAGGGATGGGCCGTGATGATCGGGGGGAACGGATCGGCACTGCCCAGGCTGGCGGATCTTCTGGTGGAGGACCTGTCCCGGGAAAAGGCCCTGGACATGGTGGCCCGGATCATTGACTATTACAAGGAGCACTCCAAGCGCGAACGCATGGGCCGTATGATCGAGCGCATGGGACTGGATAAGGTCAAAGCGGACCTTCTGGGCTGA
- a CDS encoding AAA family ATPase: MFLKQAAIHSDTFPDTNAYPFCLEILNRTNTLGFDQGITLFSGENGTGKSTLLKALGLCCGIHIWEPEFLLRCETNPHEKQLHRYLTVTWDQGPVPGSYFGSQIFSHFARKLEEWALTDRPMLDYFGGKSLITQSHGQSLMSYFSNRYQRKGLYFLDEPETALSPKSQVALLNLIMGESGKGHAQFVIATHSPILLACPDAVIYNFNGPEIAPVLYEDTEYYRLYKAFMTDPSSFIQEMK; this comes from the coding sequence ATGTTCCTGAAGCAGGCGGCCATTCACAGCGACACCTTTCCGGACACAAATGCATATCCGTTTTGTCTGGAAATTCTGAACCGGACGAATACCCTGGGGTTTGACCAGGGCATCACGCTGTTTTCCGGAGAAAACGGCACGGGCAAATCCACATTGCTCAAGGCCCTGGGGCTTTGCTGCGGCATTCACATCTGGGAGCCGGAGTTTCTGCTTCGGTGCGAAACCAATCCCCATGAAAAACAGTTGCACCGCTATCTGACCGTGACCTGGGACCAGGGACCCGTGCCGGGATCGTATTTCGGATCCCAGATTTTTTCCCATTTTGCCAGAAAACTGGAGGAGTGGGCCCTCACGGACCGGCCCATGCTGGATTATTTCGGGGGAAAATCGTTGATCACCCAGTCCCACGGCCAGTCGCTGATGTCGTATTTTTCCAACCGGTATCAGCGCAAAGGTTTGTATTTTCTGGATGAGCCTGAGACGGCCCTGTCGCCGAAATCCCAGGTGGCACTGCTCAATCTGATCATGGGTGAAAGCGGCAAAGGCCATGCCCAGTTTGTGATCGCCACCCATTCGCCCATTCTGCTGGCCTGCCCGGATGCCGTGATCTATAATTTCAACGGGCCGGAAATTGCGCCTGTTTTGTATGAAGACACGGAGTATTACCGTCTTTACAAGGCGTTTATGACGGACCCGTCTTCCTTTATCCAAGAAATGAAATAA
- a CDS encoding TrpB-like pyridoxal phosphate-dependent enzyme, whose amino-acid sequence MKTQKFLLTEQEMPRQWYNIMADLPTPMEPPLHPGTGQPCGPEDLAPIFPMNLIEQEVSTQRWIDIPEEILDKYAIWRPSPLFRARNLEKALDTPARIYFKNEGVSPAGSHKPNTALAQAYYNKVAGTKKITTETGAGQWGSSLAMCCAFFGIECKVFMVKISYNQKPYRRMMMETWGANCTASPSTETRAGRSILEKDPDSPGSLGMAISEAVEEAVADENTKYALGSVLNHVMIHQSIIGLEAMKQMEMAGDYPDVIIGSAGGGSNFAGLSFPFARDKINGKQIDIIAVEPTSCPTLTRGPFAYDFGDTVQMTPLLPMYTLGHNFVPAPIHAGGLRYHGMSPLVSQLVLDGIIRPEAIHQMETFKAGLTFARSEGYISAPECNHAVAMAIREALKAKEEGKEKVILFNWSGHGLVDMASYESYFRGNLADHDLPQEQIDIALKDLENLPKPRQGK is encoded by the coding sequence ATGAAAACCCAGAAATTTTTATTGACTGAACAGGAAATGCCCCGGCAGTGGTACAACATCATGGCAGACCTGCCCACGCCCATGGAGCCGCCCCTGCATCCGGGCACGGGTCAGCCCTGCGGACCGGAAGACCTGGCCCCGATTTTCCCCATGAATCTTATCGAGCAGGAAGTGAGTACCCAGCGGTGGATCGATATTCCCGAAGAGATTCTGGACAAATACGCCATCTGGCGGCCGTCTCCTCTGTTCCGGGCCCGGAATCTGGAAAAAGCCCTGGACACCCCGGCCCGGATCTATTTCAAGAACGAAGGCGTGAGCCCGGCCGGATCCCACAAACCCAACACGGCCCTGGCCCAGGCCTATTACAACAAAGTGGCGGGCACCAAAAAGATTACCACGGAGACCGGGGCCGGGCAGTGGGGCAGCAGCCTGGCCATGTGCTGTGCGTTTTTCGGCATTGAGTGCAAGGTGTTCATGGTAAAAATTTCTTATAACCAGAAACCCTACCGCCGGATGATGATGGAAACCTGGGGCGCCAACTGCACGGCCAGCCCTTCCACGGAAACCCGGGCCGGCCGGTCCATTCTGGAGAAAGATCCGGATTCGCCGGGATCCCTGGGCATGGCCATTTCCGAAGCCGTGGAGGAAGCCGTGGCTGATGAAAACACCAAATATGCCTTAGGATCCGTGCTCAATCATGTGATGATCCATCAGAGCATCATCGGGCTGGAGGCCATGAAACAGATGGAAATGGCCGGGGATTATCCGGATGTGATCATCGGCAGTGCGGGCGGGGGCAGTAATTTTGCCGGTCTGTCCTTTCCCTTTGCCAGAGACAAGATCAACGGCAAACAGATCGATATCATTGCCGTGGAACCCACCTCCTGCCCCACCCTGACCCGGGGGCCTTTTGCCTATGATTTCGGGGACACGGTCCAGATGACCCCGTTGCTGCCCATGTACACCCTGGGTCATAATTTCGTGCCCGCCCCCATCCATGCCGGCGGGCTGAGGTACCACGGCATGTCACCCCTGGTGAGCCAGCTGGTTTTGGACGGCATCATCCGGCCTGAAGCCATTCATCAGATGGAAACCTTCAAGGCCGGGCTGACCTTTGCCCGGTCCGAAGGATATATTTCCGCGCCGGAATGCAACCATGCCGTGGCCATGGCCATCCGGGAGGCATTAAAAGCCAAGGAAGAAGGCAAAGAAAAAGTGATCCTGTTCAACTGGTCCGGCCATGGACTGGTGGATATGGCTTCCTATGAATCTTATTTCAGAGGGAATCTGGCTGATCATGATCTGCCCCAGGAACAGATCGACATCGCGCTTAAAGACCTGGAAAATCTGCCCAAACCCAGACAGGGCAAATAA
- a CDS encoding pyridoxal phosphate-dependent aminotransferase gives MPIADKMVKMVEAASMIRKMFEEGIRMKEKFGADHVFDFSLGNPDVPPPKIMQETLLDLIHDDTVSHGYMPNPGFMHVRQAVADYLNQTFNVGLTPDLIVMTVGAAGALNDCLRALINPGEELLTPAPYFVGYNQYAFVAGATLITASTRPDFHLDLEAIQTAITEKTRVVLINSPNNPTGAVYSAEELDGLGRVLEAASKKFDKRIYLISDEPYRKIAYDVTVPSVFDAYNHTIVLTSYSKELSLAGERIGYLAVHPKAEDARLIAGAAGVANTMMYVNAPSLFQQVVGRLQGITVDIDIYRRRRDIFCQGLKQAGYEFDVPDGAFYLFPKSPIENDVEFVNLLKDQNILAVPGTGFGGPGHFRLSYAVPDKTIIDSLPGFKKAIQSVK, from the coding sequence ATGCCGATTGCAGACAAAATGGTGAAAATGGTGGAAGCGGCTTCCATGATCCGGAAGATGTTTGAAGAAGGCATCCGGATGAAAGAAAAATTCGGGGCCGACCATGTATTTGATTTTTCCCTGGGAAATCCGGATGTTCCCCCGCCCAAAATCATGCAGGAAACCCTGCTGGACCTGATCCATGATGACACTGTTTCCCATGGGTACATGCCCAACCCGGGGTTTATGCATGTCCGCCAGGCAGTGGCGGATTATCTGAACCAGACGTTTAACGTGGGCCTGACACCGGATTTGATCGTGATGACGGTGGGCGCGGCCGGGGCCCTGAACGACTGTCTCCGGGCACTGATCAACCCAGGGGAGGAACTGCTCACCCCGGCCCCTTATTTTGTGGGATACAACCAGTATGCGTTCGTGGCCGGGGCCACCTTGATCACAGCCTCCACCCGCCCGGATTTCCACCTGGACCTGGAAGCCATCCAGACCGCCATCACGGAAAAAACCCGGGTCGTGCTGATCAATTCACCCAACAACCCCACGGGCGCGGTCTATTCAGCCGAAGAACTGGACGGGTTAGGCCGGGTTTTGGAAGCGGCCAGCAAAAAATTCGACAAACGCATCTACCTGATATCCGACGAACCCTACCGGAAAATCGCCTATGACGTGACCGTTCCGTCCGTATTTGATGCCTACAACCACACCATTGTCCTGACTTCCTATTCCAAGGAACTGTCTTTAGCCGGTGAACGCATCGGTTATCTGGCCGTGCATCCCAAAGCGGAAGATGCCAGACTGATTGCCGGTGCCGCCGGCGTGGCCAACACCATGATGTATGTCAATGCCCCGTCCCTGTTCCAGCAGGTGGTGGGACGGCTGCAAGGAATTACCGTGGATATCGATATTTACCGCCGGCGCCGGGATATTTTCTGCCAGGGGCTTAAACAGGCCGGGTATGAATTCGATGTACCGGACGGCGCATTTTATCTGTTTCCCAAAAGCCCCATTGAAAATGACGTGGAATTTGTCAATCTGCTCAAGGACCAGAACATCCTGGCCGTGCCGGGCACGGGCTTTGGCGGCCCCGGCCATTTCAGGCTGTCCTATGCCGTGCCGGACAAAACCATCATTGATTCTTTGCCCGGATTCAAAAAAGCCATACAAAGCGTCAAATAA
- a CDS encoding DMT family transporter — MKPDTSTIDIRAMALLIILCASWGLNQVAIKAAVADIPPVLQAGIRSMGATCLMLVWMTIKKKSLLEKDGTLLWGLICGLLFSAEFVLIYWGLEFTNASRSTIFLNTSPFVVALGAHLFIRAEYLSRIQIIGMVLAFAGILVAFHESLNLPDSGMIKGDIMLMGAAVFWGATTVVIKASPLAKVYPGKVLLYQLGVSAVILPVASIFLGEPPVQALTPLVISSLIYQTVWVAFFTYVTWFWLIRTYPVSRLAPFTFLTPLFGVLAGSWLLGETVTIYLLCALAMVGAGIYLVNRR, encoded by the coding sequence ATGAAACCGGATACATCCACCATCGATATCAGGGCCATGGCCCTGCTGATCATTTTGTGCGCCTCCTGGGGATTGAACCAGGTGGCCATTAAAGCGGCCGTTGCCGACATACCGCCCGTGCTCCAGGCCGGCATCCGATCCATGGGCGCCACCTGCCTGATGCTGGTATGGATGACCATCAAAAAAAAATCTTTGCTGGAAAAAGACGGCACCCTGCTGTGGGGACTCATCTGCGGATTGCTGTTCTCAGCTGAATTTGTTCTGATCTATTGGGGGCTTGAGTTCACCAATGCCTCCCGATCCACCATTTTTTTGAATACATCCCCGTTTGTGGTGGCCTTGGGCGCCCATTTGTTCATCCGGGCAGAATACCTGTCCCGAATCCAGATCATCGGAATGGTGCTGGCATTTGCCGGCATTCTGGTGGCGTTTCATGAATCCCTGAACCTGCCCGATTCGGGGATGATCAAAGGAGATATCATGCTGATGGGGGCAGCCGTGTTCTGGGGGGCCACCACCGTGGTGATCAAGGCAAGCCCGCTGGCAAAGGTTTATCCGGGCAAAGTACTGCTGTATCAGCTTGGCGTATCTGCGGTTATTCTGCCGGTTGCGTCCATATTTTTGGGCGAACCGCCGGTTCAGGCCCTGACCCCTCTGGTGATCTCAAGCCTGATCTACCAGACTGTCTGGGTGGCGTTTTTCACCTATGTGACCTGGTTCTGGCTGATCCGCACCTATCCGGTCTCCCGGCTGGCGCCGTTCACGTTTCTGACACCGCTGTTCGGTGTCCTGGCAGGGTCATGGCTTTTGGGAGAAACCGTGACGATTTATCTTTTGTGCGCCCTGGCCATGGTGGGCGCAGGCATTTACCTGGTCAACCGCAGATAA